The Salvelinus sp. IW2-2015 linkage group LG15, ASM291031v2, whole genome shotgun sequence genome includes a region encoding these proteins:
- the LOC111974592 gene encoding solute carrier family 2, facilitated glucose transporter member 8-like isoform X2, giving the protein MIEIQNESRRLLDTEDEDTGVRSEQDAYLDKVKNGKLFLASLAAVLGPLSFGFVLGYSSPAIPELSTIADPRLRLDDDEASWFGNVWMLYLGRVLTGLASGVTSLVVPLYISEIAHERVRGTMGSCVQLMVVTGIMGAYIAGMFLDWRWLAICCSIPPTMMMVFMCFMPETPRFLLSQGKRREAEEAVRFLRGPDAPAEWECARIEDASDDQGGSLGMADLKNPGVYKPLGVGIMLMLFQQLTGINAIMFYAETIFEEAHFKDSHDTIEDVHLPSEVGNDAELQSAQDADDPADEMAGSGGPVLAWLHMVCGFENSNVATVVVAAIQVVFTAVAALVMDRAGRKLLLILSGVSMCLSTAAFGVYFKLSSETHGNSSGLCLVESPLAEDPAAGLSWLALASMGFFITGFSLGWGPIPWLVMSEIFPSRVKGFASSVCVLTNWGSAFIITKTFQDLMDLLTSAGTFWLFSGCCALNIVFTILFVPETKGKTLEQIQTQFKGTPE; this is encoded by the exons ATGATTGAAATCCAAAATGAGTCCAGACGATTGCTTGATACAGAAGATGAAGACACAGGAGTGAGGTCGGAACAGGACGCATATCTTGA CAAGGTGAAGAATGGAAAGCTGTTCCTGGCCTCTCTTGCAGCTGTCCTTGGTCCCTTGAGTTTTGGGTTTGTATTGGGGTACAGTTCCCCTGCCATCCCTGAACTAAGCACAATCGCAGACCCAAGATTACGACTAGACGATGACGAGGCTTCGTGGTTTGGG AATGTCTGGATGCTGTATCTTGGGAGGGTACTCACAGGACTGGCAAGTGGGGTTACGTCACTCGTGGTGCCA CTGTACATCTCAGAGATTGCCCATGAGCGTGTCCGTGGGACAATGGGCTCCTGTGTTCAACTCATGGTGGTCACAGGAATCATGGGGGCATATATAGCAG GGATGTTTCTGGACTGGCGCTGGCTGGCAATCTGCTGCTCCATCCCACCCACCATGATGATGGTGTTCATGTGTTTCATGCCCGAGACCCCCAGGTTCCTGCTGTCTCAGGGTAAACGGAGGGAAGCCGAGGAGGCAGTGCGCTTTCTGAGGGGGCCAGATGCCCCTGCAGAGTGGGAGTGTGCCCGCATTGAGGATGCTTCTGACGACCAG GGAGGTAGTTTGGGAATGGCTGATCTTAAGAACCCTGGAGTATACAAGCCCCTTGGAGTGGGCATCATGTTGATGCTCTTCCAACAGCTCACCGGTATCAACGCCATCATGTTCTATGCTGAGACTATCTTCGAGGAAGCCCATTTTAAG gacagtcatgacaccatCGAAGATGTGCACTTGCCATCTGAAGTCGGtaacgacgccgaactgcagtcggCTCAAGAtgctg atgatcccgcagatgAAATGGCCGGATctggaggtcctgtgctggcgtggttacacatggtctgcggttttgag AACAGCAATGTTGCTACGGTGGTAGTAGCAGCAATCCAGGTAGTGTTCACTGCAGTAGCAGCATTGGTCATGGACCGCGCTGGAAGAAagcttctcctcatcctctcag GAGTTTCTATGTGCCTAAGCACTGCTGCCTTTGGTGTTTACTTCAAGTTGTCCAGTGAAACCCATGGTAACTCCTCAGGACTTTGCCTAGTAGAGAGTCCCCTAGCAGAGGACCCTGCGGCTGGGCTGTCCTGGCTCGCACTGGCCAGCATGGGCTTCTTCATCACAG GTTTTTCTCTTGGCTGGGGTCCCATCCCCTGGCTGGTGATGTCTGAGATCTTTCCTTCGCGAGTAAAGGGGTTTGCCAGCTCTGTTTGTGTCCTCACCAACTGGGGCTCTGCCTTCATCATCACCAAGACCTTCCAGGACCTGATG GACCTTCTAACCAGTGCTGGGACCTTCTGGCTGTTTTCTGGGTGTTGTGCGCTCAACATAGTCTTCACCATCCTCTTTGTCCCGGAGACCAAAGGCAAAACTCTGGAGCAGATCCAGACACAATTCAAAGGGACTCCAGAATAA
- the LOC111974592 gene encoding solute carrier family 2, facilitated glucose transporter member 8-like isoform X1 has product MIEIQNESRRLLDTEDEDTGVRSEQDAYLDKVKNGKLFLASLAAVLGPLSFGFVLGYSSPAIPELSTIADPRLRLDDDEASWFGSIVTVGAAIGGLLGGWMVDKIGRKLSLMFCSLPYIFGFTIVIAAQNVWMLYLGRVLTGLASGVTSLVVPLYISEIAHERVRGTMGSCVQLMVVTGIMGAYIAGMFLDWRWLAICCSIPPTMMMVFMCFMPETPRFLLSQGKRREAEEAVRFLRGPDAPAEWECARIEDASDDQGGSLGMADLKNPGVYKPLGVGIMLMLFQQLTGINAIMFYAETIFEEAHFKDSHDTIEDVHLPSEVGNDAELQSAQDADDPADEMAGSGGPVLAWLHMVCGFENSNVATVVVAAIQVVFTAVAALVMDRAGRKLLLILSGVSMCLSTAAFGVYFKLSSETHGNSSGLCLVESPLAEDPAAGLSWLALASMGFFITGFSLGWGPIPWLVMSEIFPSRVKGFASSVCVLTNWGSAFIITKTFQDLMDLLTSAGTFWLFSGCCALNIVFTILFVPETKGKTLEQIQTQFKGTPE; this is encoded by the exons ATGATTGAAATCCAAAATGAGTCCAGACGATTGCTTGATACAGAAGATGAAGACACAGGAGTGAGGTCGGAACAGGACGCATATCTTGA CAAGGTGAAGAATGGAAAGCTGTTCCTGGCCTCTCTTGCAGCTGTCCTTGGTCCCTTGAGTTTTGGGTTTGTATTGGGGTACAGTTCCCCTGCCATCCCTGAACTAAGCACAATCGCAGACCCAAGATTACGACTAGACGATGACGAGGCTTCGTGGTTTGGG TCTATCGTGACGGTAGGAGCTGCTATAGGAGGTCTACTCGGCGGTTGGATGGTGGACAAGATCGGGAGGAAGCTGAGTCTTATGTTCTGCTCCCTACCTTATATCTTTGGTTTTACTATCGTTATTGCTGCTCAGAATGTCTGGATGCTGTATCTTGGGAGGGTACTCACAGGACTGGCAAGTGGGGTTACGTCACTCGTGGTGCCA CTGTACATCTCAGAGATTGCCCATGAGCGTGTCCGTGGGACAATGGGCTCCTGTGTTCAACTCATGGTGGTCACAGGAATCATGGGGGCATATATAGCAG GGATGTTTCTGGACTGGCGCTGGCTGGCAATCTGCTGCTCCATCCCACCCACCATGATGATGGTGTTCATGTGTTTCATGCCCGAGACCCCCAGGTTCCTGCTGTCTCAGGGTAAACGGAGGGAAGCCGAGGAGGCAGTGCGCTTTCTGAGGGGGCCAGATGCCCCTGCAGAGTGGGAGTGTGCCCGCATTGAGGATGCTTCTGACGACCAG GGAGGTAGTTTGGGAATGGCTGATCTTAAGAACCCTGGAGTATACAAGCCCCTTGGAGTGGGCATCATGTTGATGCTCTTCCAACAGCTCACCGGTATCAACGCCATCATGTTCTATGCTGAGACTATCTTCGAGGAAGCCCATTTTAAG gacagtcatgacaccatCGAAGATGTGCACTTGCCATCTGAAGTCGGtaacgacgccgaactgcagtcggCTCAAGAtgctg atgatcccgcagatgAAATGGCCGGATctggaggtcctgtgctggcgtggttacacatggtctgcggttttgag AACAGCAATGTTGCTACGGTGGTAGTAGCAGCAATCCAGGTAGTGTTCACTGCAGTAGCAGCATTGGTCATGGACCGCGCTGGAAGAAagcttctcctcatcctctcag GAGTTTCTATGTGCCTAAGCACTGCTGCCTTTGGTGTTTACTTCAAGTTGTCCAGTGAAACCCATGGTAACTCCTCAGGACTTTGCCTAGTAGAGAGTCCCCTAGCAGAGGACCCTGCGGCTGGGCTGTCCTGGCTCGCACTGGCCAGCATGGGCTTCTTCATCACAG GTTTTTCTCTTGGCTGGGGTCCCATCCCCTGGCTGGTGATGTCTGAGATCTTTCCTTCGCGAGTAAAGGGGTTTGCCAGCTCTGTTTGTGTCCTCACCAACTGGGGCTCTGCCTTCATCATCACCAAGACCTTCCAGGACCTGATG GACCTTCTAACCAGTGCTGGGACCTTCTGGCTGTTTTCTGGGTGTTGTGCGCTCAACATAGTCTTCACCATCCTCTTTGTCCCGGAGACCAAAGGCAAAACTCTGGAGCAGATCCAGACACAATTCAAAGGGACTCCAGAATAA
- the LOC111974591 gene encoding tetratricopeptide repeat protein 16 isoform X1: MALPTCLICSNCKRHRLTIWRIPRMDQQVDDDRVLFPTAVSEEVLVEARRKHAICRLFGSSSIFLSSESRRGDRPDLINILTNKAIEHYENGEEAMAESQFSKAVTFFTKAINLQPKQTQLYVSQAEAYLQLCDFQSAVVSYRHACLLEPQAKTLHTRLAFIYYLQGQCLYDKGMFLDALESFAKAAELKPSCRSYHMRSLACLTALGRYTDCLRLVSNWLEADSQTADLFTLRARLHKQLNQVKMCYHDLRSALTLSPSCPEAGALLGQLEEASERARQQAVSRALAGELTEALSKINTALEHCPETGRHYLFRGILYRRLKEFTAAIEDLVLAVELSEAGDQGSELSGHTQEDWRAVQGEAQVQLVLTYNDFAVQCFSRSFYTEAVLLLNKAIQEQKEESGLYINRGDCFFKQDEWEFALADYQQAKEMSPDDQVIWIRLAVIHNTLGTHCYQDRKYQEAADKFSEAINYNPGVSRYYENRAKAHSKLPNVEGAKQDAISTLILDPTNDQVVPLLLSLFPGCSVSDVLSSETARMVKAQLMDSIQACKQSASSVLRMCSGLDKITLSHDADSQSDSQSSEDQFDQGAEPLKVCVAPQEVYQQIVRINQQVKRAVRLALEWRQPLQYDGPRMAPACTVEQEQSALGSKDRPYHWRKFGGFGVNSK; encoded by the exons ATGGCTTTGCCCACATGCTTAATTTGCTCCAACTGTAAACGACACAGATTAACTATTTggcgtataccacgg ATGGACCAACAGGTCGACGACGACAGGGTTTTGTTCCCGACTGCTGTGTCGGAGGAAGTGCTCGTGGAGGCGCGGCGTAAACATGCCATCTGCCGGCTCTTTGGGTCCAGCAGCATTTTCCTATCATCTGAAAGCCGGAGAGGGGATCGGCCTGATCTCATTAACATTTTAACAAACAAAGCCATTGAACA CTATGAGAATGGAGAAGAGGCAATGGCAGAGTCCCAATTTTCAAAGGCTGTGACATTCTTCACCAAAGCTATCAATCTTCAGCCGAAACAG ACCCAGCTCTATGTGAGCCAGGCGGAGGCCTATTTACAGTTATGTGACTTCCAGTCTGCAGTCGTCAGCTACAGGCATGCCTGCCTCCTGGAGCCTCAGGCTAAGACCTTACACACACGTCTGGCCTTCATCTATTACCTACAG GGCCAATGTTTGTATGATAAGGGCATGTTCCTGGATGCTCTGGAGTCGTTTGCCAAGGCTGCCGAGCTCAAGCCTAGCTGCAGGTCATATCACATGAGGAG CCTGGCATGTCTGACGGCCCTGGGCCGCTATACTGACTGTCTGAGGCTGGTCAGTAACTGGCTGGAGGCAGACTCTCAGACCGCAGATCTGTTCACCCTCAGAGCACGGCTCCACAAACAGCTCAACCAG GTAAAAATGTGCTACCATGATCTGAGGTCCGCTTTGACTCTCAGTCCGTCGTGCCCAGAGGCAGGTGCCCTGCTGGGGCAGCTAGAGGAGGCCAGTGAAAGGGCCAGGCAGCAGGCCGTCAGCAGGGCCCTGGCAGGGGAGCTCACAGAGGCCCTGTCCAAGATCAACACAGCCCTGGAGCATTGCCCTGAGACTGGGCGGCACTACCTCTTCAG GGGTATTCTGTACCGCAGGCTGAAAGAGTTTACTGCTGCCATTGAGGACTTGGTCCTGGCTGTGGAGCTGAGTGAGGCTGGAGACCAGGGGTCGGAGCTGAGCGGACACACCCAGGAAGACTGGAGGGCCGTGCAGGGGGAGGCCCAGGTCCAGCTGGTGCTCACTTACAACGACTTTGCTGTGCAGTGCTTCTCCCGTAGCTTCTACACAGAGGCAGTCCTGCTGCTCAACAAGGCCATCCAGGAGCAGAAGGAGGAGAGTGGCCTCTACATCAACAGAGGAG ACTGTTTCTTCAAGCAGGACGAGTGGGAGTTTGCCCTGGCTGACTACCAGCAGGCGAAGGAGATGTCTCCTGATGACCAGGTCATCTGGATCCGCCTCGCTGTCATCCACAACACCCTGGGAACACACTGCTACCAGGACCG GAAGTACCAGGAGGCAGCTGACAAGTTCTCTGAGGCCATCAATTATAACCCTGGAGTTAGCCGGTACTATGAGAACCGAGCCAAAGCCCACAGTAAACTGCCCAACGTTGAGGGGGCCAAGCAGGATGCCATCAGTACACTCATCCTGGACCCCACTAATGATCAG gtgGTCCCTCTGCTGCTGAGTCTATTCCCAGGCTGCTCCGTGTCTGATGTTCTGTCCAGTGAAACGGCCAGGATGGTCAAAGCCCAGCTGATGGACAGCATCCAGGCCTGCAAACAATCTGCATCCTCCGTGCTAAG AATGTGCAGTGGGCTTGACAAGATAACCCTGTCGCATGACGCAGACAGCCAGTCTGACAGCCAATCCTCAGAGGACCAGTTCGATCAGGGGGCGGAGCCTCTTAAAGTCTGTGTGGCCCCGCAGGAGGTATACCAGCAGATTGTCAGGATCAACCAGCAG GTGAAGCGAGCAGTGCGATTGGCCCTCGAATGGCGGCAGCCTCTACAGTATGACGGGCCCCGTATGGCCCCCGCCTGCACAGTGGAACAGGAGCAGTCTGCACTGGGCTCAAAGGACAGGCCATACCACTGGAGGAAGTTTGGGGGGTTTGGAGTGAATTCCAAATGA
- the LOC111974591 gene encoding tetratricopeptide repeat protein 16 isoform X2 has protein sequence MSVPALKMDQQVDDDRVLFPTAVSEEVLVEARRKHAICRLFGSSSIFLSSESRRGDRPDLINILTNKAIEHYENGEEAMAESQFSKAVTFFTKAINLQPKQTQLYVSQAEAYLQLCDFQSAVVSYRHACLLEPQAKTLHTRLAFIYYLQGQCLYDKGMFLDALESFAKAAELKPSCRSYHMRSLACLTALGRYTDCLRLVSNWLEADSQTADLFTLRARLHKQLNQVKMCYHDLRSALTLSPSCPEAGALLGQLEEASERARQQAVSRALAGELTEALSKINTALEHCPETGRHYLFRGILYRRLKEFTAAIEDLVLAVELSEAGDQGSELSGHTQEDWRAVQGEAQVQLVLTYNDFAVQCFSRSFYTEAVLLLNKAIQEQKEESGLYINRGDCFFKQDEWEFALADYQQAKEMSPDDQVIWIRLAVIHNTLGTHCYQDRKYQEAADKFSEAINYNPGVSRYYENRAKAHSKLPNVEGAKQDAISTLILDPTNDQVVPLLLSLFPGCSVSDVLSSETARMVKAQLMDSIQACKQSASSVLRMCSGLDKITLSHDADSQSDSQSSEDQFDQGAEPLKVCVAPQEVYQQIVRINQQVKRAVRLALEWRQPLQYDGPRMAPACTVEQEQSALGSKDRPYHWRKFGGFGVNSK, from the exons ATGTCTGTTCCTGCTCTGAAGATGGACCAACAGGTCGACGACGACAGGGTTTTGTTCCCGACTGCTGTGTCGGAGGAAGTGCTCGTGGAGGCGCGGCGTAAACATGCCATCTGCCGGCTCTTTGGGTCCAGCAGCATTTTCCTATCATCTGAAAGCCGGAGAGGGGATCGGCCTGATCTCATTAACATTTTAACAAACAAAGCCATTGAACA CTATGAGAATGGAGAAGAGGCAATGGCAGAGTCCCAATTTTCAAAGGCTGTGACATTCTTCACCAAAGCTATCAATCTTCAGCCGAAACAG ACCCAGCTCTATGTGAGCCAGGCGGAGGCCTATTTACAGTTATGTGACTTCCAGTCTGCAGTCGTCAGCTACAGGCATGCCTGCCTCCTGGAGCCTCAGGCTAAGACCTTACACACACGTCTGGCCTTCATCTATTACCTACAG GGCCAATGTTTGTATGATAAGGGCATGTTCCTGGATGCTCTGGAGTCGTTTGCCAAGGCTGCCGAGCTCAAGCCTAGCTGCAGGTCATATCACATGAGGAG CCTGGCATGTCTGACGGCCCTGGGCCGCTATACTGACTGTCTGAGGCTGGTCAGTAACTGGCTGGAGGCAGACTCTCAGACCGCAGATCTGTTCACCCTCAGAGCACGGCTCCACAAACAGCTCAACCAG GTAAAAATGTGCTACCATGATCTGAGGTCCGCTTTGACTCTCAGTCCGTCGTGCCCAGAGGCAGGTGCCCTGCTGGGGCAGCTAGAGGAGGCCAGTGAAAGGGCCAGGCAGCAGGCCGTCAGCAGGGCCCTGGCAGGGGAGCTCACAGAGGCCCTGTCCAAGATCAACACAGCCCTGGAGCATTGCCCTGAGACTGGGCGGCACTACCTCTTCAG GGGTATTCTGTACCGCAGGCTGAAAGAGTTTACTGCTGCCATTGAGGACTTGGTCCTGGCTGTGGAGCTGAGTGAGGCTGGAGACCAGGGGTCGGAGCTGAGCGGACACACCCAGGAAGACTGGAGGGCCGTGCAGGGGGAGGCCCAGGTCCAGCTGGTGCTCACTTACAACGACTTTGCTGTGCAGTGCTTCTCCCGTAGCTTCTACACAGAGGCAGTCCTGCTGCTCAACAAGGCCATCCAGGAGCAGAAGGAGGAGAGTGGCCTCTACATCAACAGAGGAG ACTGTTTCTTCAAGCAGGACGAGTGGGAGTTTGCCCTGGCTGACTACCAGCAGGCGAAGGAGATGTCTCCTGATGACCAGGTCATCTGGATCCGCCTCGCTGTCATCCACAACACCCTGGGAACACACTGCTACCAGGACCG GAAGTACCAGGAGGCAGCTGACAAGTTCTCTGAGGCCATCAATTATAACCCTGGAGTTAGCCGGTACTATGAGAACCGAGCCAAAGCCCACAGTAAACTGCCCAACGTTGAGGGGGCCAAGCAGGATGCCATCAGTACACTCATCCTGGACCCCACTAATGATCAG gtgGTCCCTCTGCTGCTGAGTCTATTCCCAGGCTGCTCCGTGTCTGATGTTCTGTCCAGTGAAACGGCCAGGATGGTCAAAGCCCAGCTGATGGACAGCATCCAGGCCTGCAAACAATCTGCATCCTCCGTGCTAAG AATGTGCAGTGGGCTTGACAAGATAACCCTGTCGCATGACGCAGACAGCCAGTCTGACAGCCAATCCTCAGAGGACCAGTTCGATCAGGGGGCGGAGCCTCTTAAAGTCTGTGTGGCCCCGCAGGAGGTATACCAGCAGATTGTCAGGATCAACCAGCAG GTGAAGCGAGCAGTGCGATTGGCCCTCGAATGGCGGCAGCCTCTACAGTATGACGGGCCCCGTATGGCCCCCGCCTGCACAGTGGAACAGGAGCAGTCTGCACTGGGCTCAAAGGACAGGCCATACCACTGGAGGAAGTTTGGGGGGTTTGGAGTGAATTCCAAATGA